The Caulifigura coniformis genome includes a region encoding these proteins:
- a CDS encoding superoxide dismutase, producing MAYELPKLPYAYNALEPHIDAKTMEIHHTKHHQAYINNVNKALEGHADLAAKPIDELMKGLASVPEAIRTAVRNNGGGHSNHTLFWTVIGPNGGGKPTGELATAIDSTFGSFDAFKEKFNAAATTRFGSGWAWLSVDKGKLVVESSANQDTPFSEGRTPILGLDVWEHAYYLNYQNKRPDYIAAFWNVVNWAEVAKRFAAAK from the coding sequence ATGGCCTACGAACTTCCGAAGCTCCCCTACGCCTACAACGCTCTGGAGCCGCACATCGACGCCAAGACGATGGAAATTCACCACACGAAGCACCATCAGGCGTACATCAACAACGTCAACAAGGCCCTCGAAGGCCATGCCGATCTGGCCGCCAAGCCGATCGACGAGCTGATGAAAGGCCTCGCCTCCGTTCCGGAAGCGATCCGTACGGCCGTCCGCAACAACGGCGGCGGACATTCGAACCACACCCTGTTCTGGACCGTCATTGGCCCCAACGGCGGCGGCAAGCCGACCGGTGAACTCGCCACGGCGATCGACTCCACCTTCGGTAGCTTCGACGCCTTCAAGGAGAAGTTCAACGCCGCTGCAACCACTCGCTTCGGCAGCGGCTGGGCCTGGTTGTCGGTCGACAAGGGCAAGCTGGTGGTCGAAAGCTCGGCCAACCAGGACACCCCCTTCTCCGAAGGCCGCACCCCGATCCTCGGCCTCGACGTCTGGGAACATGCCTATTACCTCAACTACCAGAACAAGCGGCCCGACTACATCGCCGCGTTCTGGAACGTGGTGAACTGGGCCGAAGTCGCCAAGCGCTTCGCCGCCGCGAAGTAA
- a CDS encoding alkaline phosphatase family protein has product MTQPLVLLLAVGLTRKLLPFAPSLRRLAESGWVADLEEALPAVTFTAQATLLTGKTPRDHGVVGNGWLFRDTREVRFWQQSNRLIQAEPLYTTARRLAAERGHPFRAAKLFWQFNQGADVEISVTPKPWYGADGSKAFGITGTPEGLSDQLEKRIGPFPFSSYWGPMAGLPSSEWIARCAAETLVSERPDLTLVYLPYLDYDPQRFGPSDANMPKLVGELDRACEPLLEAATKQGARVWVVSEYGLVDVSRPIFMNRALREAGLLTARPGPFGDTLDTFNSPAFAVCDHQVAHIYVQRDLPRVRDLIAGLPGVAAVYGGEERATIGLDHPRSGELIALAAPDAWFAYPFWLDRSGEPDYARTVDIHRKPGYDPCELFFDPALLWPKGRAVRRLIQKKLGFRTLFDMIPLDANLVRGSHGLATQEDRPVLIGSGPTPGSTLPMTAVRDRVLEALFPAG; this is encoded by the coding sequence GTGACTCAACCTCTCGTCCTCCTGCTGGCGGTCGGCCTGACGCGAAAGCTTCTGCCGTTCGCCCCATCGCTTCGCCGACTCGCGGAGTCGGGCTGGGTCGCCGATCTCGAAGAAGCCCTTCCCGCCGTCACCTTCACGGCCCAGGCGACACTCCTCACGGGCAAGACGCCTCGCGACCACGGCGTAGTTGGCAACGGCTGGCTCTTTCGCGACACCCGGGAAGTCCGCTTCTGGCAGCAGTCCAATCGCCTGATCCAGGCAGAGCCGCTCTACACGACCGCCCGCAGGCTCGCCGCCGAGCGTGGACATCCATTCCGGGCCGCAAAACTCTTCTGGCAGTTCAACCAGGGGGCCGACGTCGAGATCAGCGTCACTCCGAAGCCCTGGTACGGAGCCGACGGCAGCAAGGCCTTCGGAATCACCGGCACGCCGGAAGGTCTCTCGGACCAACTCGAGAAGCGGATCGGGCCATTTCCGTTCTCCAGCTACTGGGGGCCCATGGCCGGCCTTCCCAGTTCCGAATGGATCGCCCGCTGTGCGGCCGAAACACTGGTCAGTGAGCGCCCCGACCTGACCCTCGTCTATCTCCCCTACCTCGACTACGACCCGCAGCGGTTCGGTCCCTCCGACGCCAACATGCCGAAGCTCGTTGGCGAATTGGACCGCGCCTGTGAGCCGCTGCTCGAGGCCGCCACGAAGCAGGGGGCCCGCGTCTGGGTCGTCAGCGAGTACGGACTGGTCGACGTTTCCCGCCCGATCTTCATGAACCGCGCATTGCGCGAGGCCGGGCTGCTCACCGCCCGACCCGGCCCTTTTGGCGACACCCTCGACACCTTCAACAGCCCAGCCTTCGCCGTCTGCGATCACCAGGTCGCACACATCTACGTGCAGCGCGACCTCCCCCGGGTGCGCGACCTCATCGCCGGCCTCCCCGGCGTCGCCGCCGTGTATGGGGGTGAGGAACGGGCCACCATCGGTCTCGACCATCCCCGCTCCGGAGAATTGATCGCCCTCGCGGCCCCGGATGCGTGGTTTGCCTACCCGTTCTGGCTCGACCGGTCCGGCGAACCCGACTACGCCCGCACCGTCGATATCCATCGCAAGCCGGGATACGACCCGTGCGAGCTGTTCTTCGACCCGGCCCTCCTCTGGCCCAAGGGACGGGCCGTTCGCCGATTGATCCAGAAGAAGCTCGGATTCCGCACCCTGTTCGACATGATTCCGCTCGACGCCAACCTCGTTCGCGGCAGCCACGGACTCGCCACACAGGAGGACCGCCCCGTCCTCATCGGCAGCGGCCCGACGCCCGGTTCGACCCTGCCAATGACGGCCGTCCGGGATCGTGTCCTGGAAGCCCTGTTCCCGGCCGGTTAG
- a CDS encoding aminotransferase class I/II-fold pyridoxal phosphate-dependent enzyme produces MRSESEVPFADNPFQVPVADRLKRLPPYLFGKINKLKYQKRVAGIDVIDLGMGNPTDAPDPAIQEKLADALKDPRNHRYSVSNGIGNLRREVSKRYDRKYGVRLNPDDEVIACLGSKEGFSHMCLALMGPGDTAIVPSPTFPIHSYAVVLASGNVIALDVRDPQKFLSNVAYTCEHLFPKPRLVVVNFPHNPSSTCIEQDFFVDLVKLAKKYGFLVISDFAYADICYDGYQAPSFLATPGAIDVGVELTTMSKGFSMAGWRIGFCCGNKEMVRALATIKGYYDYGIFQAIQIAAIVAMRHAEPAVDAIAKEYQKRRDVLVDGLQRLGWEVEKPKAGMFVWAKIPEPWAKMGSIEFSMKLLEEGGVAVSPGRGFGDEGEGYLRLAIVENSQRLRQAVREIGRCTKADQAKAS; encoded by the coding sequence ATGCGAAGTGAATCGGAAGTCCCATTTGCTGATAACCCGTTCCAGGTGCCGGTCGCGGACCGCCTCAAGCGGCTGCCGCCCTATCTGTTCGGCAAGATCAACAAGCTGAAGTACCAGAAGCGCGTCGCCGGGATCGACGTCATCGATCTGGGAATGGGCAACCCCACGGACGCCCCCGATCCGGCGATCCAGGAGAAACTGGCCGACGCCCTGAAGGATCCGCGCAACCACCGCTACTCCGTCTCCAACGGCATCGGCAACCTCCGCCGTGAAGTCTCGAAACGTTACGACCGCAAGTACGGCGTGCGTCTCAATCCGGATGACGAAGTCATTGCCTGCCTCGGCTCGAAGGAAGGCTTCAGCCACATGTGCCTGGCTCTCATGGGGCCGGGCGACACGGCGATCGTTCCTTCACCAACCTTCCCGATCCACAGCTACGCCGTCGTGCTGGCGTCCGGCAACGTGATCGCGCTCGACGTCCGCGACCCGCAGAAGTTCCTCTCGAACGTCGCCTATACCTGCGAGCACCTCTTCCCCAAGCCGCGGCTGGTCGTCGTCAACTTCCCGCACAATCCGTCGTCGACCTGCATCGAGCAGGATTTCTTCGTCGACCTCGTGAAGCTCGCGAAGAAGTACGGATTCCTCGTCATCAGTGACTTCGCCTACGCCGACATCTGCTACGACGGCTACCAGGCCCCCAGCTTCCTCGCCACCCCCGGAGCCATCGACGTTGGCGTCGAGCTGACCACGATGTCCAAGGGCTTCAGCATGGCCGGCTGGCGTATCGGCTTCTGCTGCGGCAACAAGGAAATGGTCCGCGCCCTCGCGACGATCAAGGGCTACTACGACTACGGCATCTTCCAGGCGATCCAGATCGCCGCCATCGTCGCCATGCGTCACGCCGAGCCGGCCGTGGATGCCATCGCCAAGGAATACCAGAAGCGCCGCGACGTGCTCGTCGACGGCCTGCAGCGTCTCGGCTGGGAAGTCGAGAAGCCGAAGGCCGGCATGTTTGTGTGGGCCAAGATCCCCGAGCCGTGGGCCAAGATGGGCTCGATCGAGTTCTCGATGAAGCTCCTTGAAGAAGGCGGCGTCGCCGTCAGCCCGGGCCGCGGCTTCGGCGACGAAGGTGAAGGCTACCTCCGCCTCGCGATCGTCGAGAACAGCCAGCGGCTTCGCCAGGCCGTCCGCGAAATCGGGCGGTGCACGAAGGCCGATCAGGCGAAGGCATCGTAA
- a CDS encoding serine hydrolase domain-containing protein → MQALRCVLLALLVVSSAPQATRADDSTTLSTRVSQLTADYRAKRPFAALSVGLLQNGQSHTFSYGQTGEADSQRPTDGRTLFEIGSISKVFTSLALAVMVERGDVNLNDPLSRILPDATLSEDAGNITLHELSTHTSGLPRLPVAMIFDALWNRDNPYVAFDERRLEHFLSSWKAPDQRAFMYSNLGAGLLGHALQHKAGLGSYDSLLKSTIATPLGLVDTTVHLSADQKSRYASGYSLKGLPVSSWDFNALAGAGAIRSSTDDLLVFLKHQLNPEQSPLGKPITRSHKTRKQTKSGVIGLGWLIVEKDGRTLFFHNGATGGYTAFIGFEPGRKQALVLLSNTADAFARDNSLDKLGFKLLGDLGTTPEPPEAEKTKDR, encoded by the coding sequence ATGCAAGCCCTTCGCTGTGTTTTGCTCGCCCTTCTCGTCGTTTCGTCGGCCCCACAGGCCACCCGCGCCGACGATTCAACCACTCTCTCCACGCGTGTCTCCCAACTCACCGCCGACTACCGCGCCAAACGCCCCTTCGCCGCACTTTCCGTCGGCCTCCTCCAGAACGGCCAGTCCCACACCTTCTCTTACGGCCAAACCGGCGAAGCCGATTCCCAGCGCCCGACGGACGGCCGCACACTCTTTGAAATCGGCTCGATCTCCAAGGTCTTCACGTCCCTCGCCCTCGCCGTGATGGTCGAACGCGGCGATGTGAACCTGAACGACCCGCTCAGCAGGATCCTCCCCGACGCCACCCTCTCCGAAGACGCCGGGAACATCACGCTCCACGAACTCTCGACCCACACCTCCGGCCTCCCGCGACTGCCGGTCGCGATGATCTTCGATGCCCTCTGGAACCGCGACAATCCGTATGTCGCCTTCGATGAGCGACGCCTCGAGCACTTCCTCAGTTCGTGGAAGGCTCCCGATCAGCGGGCGTTCATGTATTCCAACCTGGGCGCGGGCCTCCTCGGTCATGCCCTCCAGCACAAGGCGGGCCTCGGCTCCTACGACTCCCTGCTCAAGTCGACGATCGCCACCCCCCTCGGCCTCGTCGACACCACCGTTCACCTTTCGGCCGACCAGAAGTCTCGATACGCATCGGGCTACTCGCTGAAAGGTCTGCCGGTCTCCAGCTGGGACTTCAACGCCCTCGCCGGCGCGGGCGCGATCCGTTCTTCAACCGACGACCTCCTGGTCTTCCTCAAGCACCAGCTCAACCCCGAACAGTCCCCGCTCGGCAAACCGATCACGCGGTCCCACAAAACCCGGAAGCAGACGAAGTCGGGCGTCATCGGCCTCGGCTGGCTGATCGTCGAGAAAGATGGCCGCACCCTCTTCTTCCACAATGGCGCGACGGGCGGCTACACGGCGTTCATCGGATTTGAGCCCGGCCGAAAGCAGGCCCTCGTGCTGCTCTCCAACACGGCCGACGCGTTCGCCCGGGACAACAGCCTCGACAAACTCGGCTTCAAACTCCTGGGCGATCTCGGAACCACCCCCGAACCACCCGAAGCCGAAAAAACCAAAGACCGCTGA
- the dnaB gene encoding replicative DNA helicase: MVEQRKPRRPRSEETHKDREQVSALFDKVPPQDLEAERSVLGSILLLNDSIDEVLPHLSGERFYADAHRRMFKAIADMYESGRRGIDAVTLAAELEKRGDLEQIGGPAYILQVLETVPHAAHAEYYARIVRDKWLQRSLIDACTESLREAFTAREDIDEVVTQAERRIFDIVERQATTDKFAIGDILEATFERIFHRMDQEGTISGLHTGFHGLDDMTSGFQPSELIVLAARPSMGKTALVCNFSLAVAMQKQGVLLFSLEQSKLELAERLLCIQAKISGHKLRQGNLDEIEQAALMEGANELRDLPLYIDDVAGRTVSQISAIGRRLKRRFGLGIIIIDYLQLIEADEKGLPREQQIATITRRLKFLAKDLSCPVIALAQLNRGVEQREDKRPKLSDLRESGAIEQDADIVMFLHRPDAYDPGDRPGEADLIIAKNRSGPIGTVGLVWMREQLRFGDKAAVDVPAGMGDF; encoded by the coding sequence ATGGTTGAACAACGCAAACCCCGCCGTCCCCGCAGCGAGGAAACTCACAAGGATCGGGAGCAGGTGTCGGCGCTGTTCGACAAAGTTCCGCCGCAGGACCTCGAGGCCGAGCGGAGCGTCCTGGGAAGCATCCTGCTGCTGAACGACTCGATCGACGAGGTGCTGCCGCACCTCAGCGGCGAACGCTTCTATGCCGACGCCCATCGGCGGATGTTCAAGGCGATTGCGGACATGTACGAGTCGGGCCGACGGGGCATCGACGCGGTCACGCTGGCGGCCGAACTGGAGAAGCGGGGGGATCTCGAACAGATCGGAGGCCCGGCCTACATCCTGCAGGTGCTGGAAACCGTCCCTCACGCCGCGCATGCCGAGTACTACGCCAGGATCGTCCGCGACAAATGGTTGCAGCGGTCGCTGATCGATGCGTGCACCGAATCTCTGCGGGAGGCCTTCACCGCCCGCGAGGACATCGACGAAGTCGTCACCCAGGCCGAACGCCGGATCTTCGACATCGTCGAGCGGCAGGCGACGACTGACAAGTTCGCCATCGGCGATATCCTCGAAGCGACCTTCGAGCGAATCTTCCACCGCATGGATCAGGAAGGGACGATCAGCGGCCTCCATACCGGGTTCCATGGCCTGGACGACATGACGAGCGGATTCCAGCCGTCGGAACTGATCGTGCTGGCTGCCCGTCCTTCCATGGGGAAGACGGCGCTGGTCTGTAACTTCTCGCTCGCCGTCGCGATGCAGAAGCAGGGGGTGCTGCTGTTCAGCCTCGAACAGTCGAAGCTCGAACTGGCCGAGCGTCTGCTGTGCATCCAGGCGAAGATCAGCGGCCACAAGCTGCGTCAGGGCAACCTCGATGAAATCGAACAGGCGGCCCTGATGGAAGGGGCCAACGAACTCCGCGACCTGCCGCTGTATATCGACGACGTGGCGGGGCGGACGGTGTCGCAGATCTCCGCGATCGGCCGGCGTCTCAAGCGGCGCTTCGGGCTGGGCATCATCATCATCGACTACCTGCAGCTGATCGAAGCCGACGAAAAAGGGCTGCCGCGCGAACAGCAGATTGCGACGATCACGCGGCGACTGAAGTTCCTCGCCAAGGATCTGAGCTGCCCGGTCATCGCGCTCGCGCAGCTGAACCGCGGCGTGGAACAGCGTGAAGACAAGCGGCCGAAGCTTTCCGACCTTCGCGAATCGGGCGCCATCGAACAGGACGCCGACATCGTGATGTTCCTGCACCGTCCGGACGCCTATGACCCGGGCGATCGGCCGGGCGAGGCCGACCTGATCATCGCCAAGAACCGTTCGGGCCCGATCGGCACCGTAGGACTGGTGTGGATGCGCGAACAGCTGCGGTTCGGCGACAAGGCGGCCGTGGATGTGCCGGCGGGGATGGGGGATTTCTGA
- the ilvC gene encoding ketol-acid reductoisomerase, giving the protein MPVTIYYDNDADLSLLKGKKIAIIGYGSQGHAQAQNLKDSGCDVIVGQRKGGPNYDLAVEHGFKPVSAAEAAEQGDLINILLPDELQGDVFRNEIQKGLKPGNVLMCSHGFNIHFGQIIPPKGVDAALVAPKGPGHLVRSEYVKGGGVPSLIAMYPGSSETSKKLALAYAKGIGGTRGGVIETTFAEETETDLFGEQAVLCGGVSALVKAGFETLVEAGYQPEMAYFECMHELKLIVDLFYQGGLNYMRYSVSNTAEFGDYTRGPRIVTEETKKEMKKILHEIQSGQFARDWLLENRVNQPTFQATRRRERTHLIETVGKQLRKMMPWINSKEV; this is encoded by the coding sequence ATGCCCGTCACCATTTACTACGACAACGACGCCGACCTGTCCCTGCTGAAGGGCAAGAAGATTGCCATCATCGGCTACGGCAGCCAGGGCCACGCTCAGGCCCAGAACCTCAAGGACAGCGGCTGCGACGTCATCGTCGGACAGCGCAAGGGCGGACCGAACTACGACCTCGCCGTCGAGCACGGCTTCAAGCCCGTCTCCGCCGCCGAAGCCGCCGAGCAGGGCGACCTGATCAACATCCTCCTGCCGGACGAACTGCAGGGCGACGTCTTCCGCAACGAAATCCAGAAGGGCCTGAAGCCGGGCAACGTGCTGATGTGCTCGCACGGCTTCAACATCCACTTCGGCCAGATCATCCCGCCGAAGGGTGTCGACGCCGCTCTCGTCGCCCCCAAGGGCCCCGGCCACCTCGTCCGCAGCGAATACGTGAAGGGCGGCGGTGTCCCCTCGCTCATCGCCATGTACCCCGGCTCGAGCGAAACCTCGAAGAAGCTGGCCCTCGCGTATGCCAAGGGCATCGGCGGTACCCGCGGCGGCGTCATCGAGACGACCTTCGCTGAAGAAACCGAAACCGACCTGTTCGGCGAACAGGCCGTTCTCTGCGGCGGTGTCAGCGCCCTCGTGAAGGCCGGTTTTGAAACGCTCGTCGAAGCCGGCTACCAGCCGGAAATGGCCTACTTCGAGTGCATGCACGAGCTGAAGCTGATCGTCGACCTGTTCTACCAGGGCGGCCTCAACTACATGCGGTACAGCGTTTCCAACACGGCCGAGTTCGGCGACTACACCCGCGGCCCGCGGATCGTCACCGAAGAGACCAAGAAGGAAATGAAGAAGATCCTCCACGAGATCCAGAGCGGCCAGTTCGCCCGCGACTGGCTCCTGGAAAACCGCGTCAACCAGCCGACGTTCCAGGCCACCCGCCGCCGCGAACGGACGCACCTCATCGAAACCGTCGGCAAGCAGCTGCGGAAGATGATGCCCTGGATCAACTCGAAGGAAGTCTGA